Genomic window (Granulicella arctica):
AACTTCAGCGGGACGAGCCGCAGTACGATGAGAAGAAGTGCTCCGCCAGAGATCCACCAGACCTCGGGGATTCCACGCGGGCGCGTCAGCATAAGGGCAATGCTGACGGCGACGATCAGAGGCAGAAGTACGTGTGCCATGTCCGTCGGAATCATCACCACTTCTGCCCGTTCTTATTGGGTCCGAGTTGAGTTCCGAGAAGACCATGCTCAGGCCACGCCTCAAGTGCATTGTCCTGATCGCACTCCTGGGACTTCCGTTCCGTGCGCTGACCGACGGCGAGCCGAATCTCGTCGCTCGCCACTTTTCCGTGCGCATCCTTGAACGACACCTTCAAAGGATGAGTTCCTTCACTCGGAGTCGGCAAGTCCGCCTCCCAAACATGGCTGTCGCCTACGCGCGTCATTGCCTGCGTCTGGCCGCCCAGATCGGCGGTCGCCTCCAGTGCCTCCGCTTCGCTCCAGAACTTCGCTCGAACTTTCATGATTTGTTGCGGGACCTCACTGGACTCTGTCAGAAGCCGTTCGTCACTCGGCGAGGTGATGATGGTGATGGGCAGTTTGCCCAACTCTACGAATCGCCAGCTTACGATGTTGCCGTCAAGATTGGTGACTGAAAAGCCGACTGGCCCCTCTTCAATTTGTCCCGTAGAGCGCGTGGCAGAGTAGAGTGTCCGGCCATCGTTGGCTATCTCGTTGTAGTGGGTGTGGCCCATATCGACCAAGCGAACATCATAGTCGCGGACGAGACGGCTTACCTCGCGTCCACCGATTTTAAGATCACTCGGGTAGCAGTGCAACAGGAGGACCTTAGCCTGCTCCTTCTTCGTCGCCAGTACCAACTCATCTTCCACCCAATTCAGTTGTTCCTTCGACACAGTGAACGAGGGAGGCTCAGGCACGTCGAAGGCGTTCATTGCCAGAAATCGTGTGTCTCCCACCGTGAAGGCATAGTGAGTTTCTTCCGACATCGCTTCCTTGAAGTTTGCGAAGCTCTTTTGATGAACATCATGATCGCCGATGATGGCGCACCAGGGTACTGCGAGACGGTCCAGTTCGCCACGGACGACTGCGTAGGCGGTGCGGCTACCGTCGTCGGCTACGTCTCCGGGCAAGAAGACGAAGCTCACAGAATCAGCGAAGTCTCGATTGACCTCATTCACGATCTCCGCCAGGTCGAGGTGGTTCTGCTCGCCGGCCTTGGTCATGTGAAGATCGCCAAGGTGAATCCAGCTAACTACACCGGCAGCGTCGGGCGAGTTTGGTTGGAATGGACGTTTCGATGCGAGAGTGCTCATGCTGGAATCTCCTGGGTATCGAGTGGGGGGGATGCGTTCTTGTCTGGTTCGTTCTCGTCCGTCAGAGTCTC
Coding sequences:
- a CDS encoding metallophosphoesterase family protein; translation: MSTLASKRPFQPNSPDAAGVVSWIHLGDLHMTKAGEQNHLDLAEIVNEVNRDFADSVSFVFLPGDVADDGSRTAYAVVRGELDRLAVPWCAIIGDHDVHQKSFANFKEAMSEETHYAFTVGDTRFLAMNAFDVPEPPSFTVSKEQLNWVEDELVLATKKEQAKVLLLHCYPSDLKIGGREVSRLVRDYDVRLVDMGHTHYNEIANDGRTLYSATRSTGQIEEGPVGFSVTNLDGNIVSWRFVELGKLPITIITSPSDERLLTESSEVPQQIMKVRAKFWSEAEALEATADLGGQTQAMTRVGDSHVWEADLPTPSEGTHPLKVSFKDAHGKVASDEIRLAVGQRTERKSQECDQDNALEAWPEHGLLGTQLGPNKNGQKW